A stretch of DNA from Ochotona princeps isolate mOchPri1 chromosome 13, mOchPri1.hap1, whole genome shotgun sequence:
TGGTACTGTTATTCTGAAACTACTGTCCGAGTATAATAGAATAACATTCTAAGACATTAATACCAtttgaaatcaaatattttttcataCTAATAAAGGATGTAGCTATTAAATCAGAAGCTAActgaaattatttgtttatttgtaactctgattttaaacTGTTGGTATAAACTCATACGTACTAGAAATCTGCATCTCTGAGCTCCATCCACTACAAGTTGCTGGAAATCAAGACTGATGATTATTCAGTAGCATAATCACCATCAGCACTTCCCATGAAGTCAAACTAGGTGTCCTTAGAAAAATGGTCGATTCCAGGACCAGGGCATGGAATATGCGGGACGAGGTAGGAAATGTTTGTGATGGCAGAAAGCAAGGAAGGGTTGCAAAGACCGCTAAAGTTATGTCCATGTCAAAGTGAATCAGAAACTGAGCACATACTGTGCTCCCTTCCCAATAATGAAAGGTGGAACACACTGAGAATCAGTAAGAATAACTGTGGTAAATTAAAACTATCCAGGCTTATTTTTGAAATCCCATAAGTTCATAATTATAccataaattcaaaaaaataacaaACCTTTGGGCACTGTTGGGACTTGGAACACACTACCCCAAATATGACTGTAGGTGACCAGAATATGCCACCCCAAGTGTATAATTCTTGGGTATATTTTGAGCTGGTTATTCTGAGACATTGCAGACCCAGGAGTAAATCTGAAAAGCTGCCTTTTTGTTGGAGAAATGTGCGTGCATAAAGGAAATGCACATTTGTAAAAGTTTCTGtgtcagaaagagagagcactGTGCTTGATGCCCCGGCTGTTTGAGAGGTTTTTATCTACACAGCAAGGcagtctttttcatttttatttatttgaaaatgagacagagacgtagagagaggcagagagagaattgcCATCCGCttactcacttcccaaatgctcactaTGGCTTCAGCCAAGCCAAAGCCGAACActgtcaggaactcagtctagttctcccacatggctggtacAAGCACAGCTGCTGGGAGCACCGCATGCTGCCTCGCAGGGTCACAGAGGCAGGAGGCTGCGGGTTGGACAGTCCAGCATGGGATGCAGATGCTCCCAGCAGCAGTTTAGTCTTGAGCCATAACAAGTTGTTATTTGTTGATCATATCACTTACACTATAACCCTTCTACAGTTTGTCTCTAGTACTTTCTGGAAGCCTCAAGAGCCTGTTCCCTTCTGTAGTACAGGTTGCCATGTAAGCTTCGATTCATTTGCATGTAATTGACATGGTTTTTCTCCTGCCAACTTGCCTTATGTCAATTTAATTCATAGCCCATCCTGGGACATCAAAAGGTACAGGAAAATTATTTTCCCCTCCCTTAGGGCACCTTTGGAAAATAATTGGGgaccaatttattttatttaagaaaaaaactagTTAAGAAGTGAAGAGAGAGGGTAAATAACAtgttaactattttttttcagttaagcTTTCTGTGTGAATTTTAGCACACATGCAGTAAAATAGTTGATGAGGAGGTTTTCTCTTAGAATTTCCTTGTAGTAAAAGAAGGAGTGATAGAATTTGCACGTCATCATTGTGAAAATCCCCAAACCAGGTTGTAGTCGTCAGCGGCCCATAAGGTCATTCACAGAGAGAGATTGCATGACCTAATGCTGCTCCCGGCAGGATAGGAGCACCTGCAGTCCCGCCAAGAAGCCCGGCTTGAAGCACATCAGCTCCTTAGGCGTGCTTATTGCTAACTGCAGTCCGCGAAATCCAAACTAAGCCAACCCTTCAGCATGCTTCTTTAATGTCAACTGCTGGAGGAATTGCATAAAGAGCTTTTTAACACGCAGAGTCTGTGAGGTTTAAGGATTTAGATATCATTTCAGTCACCAGAGTTCTgcactggagtgcttgggtttgagtcctactTGTGTtcagattctagcttcctgtttaagGGTATCCTGGGAGATAGCCCCAGccagtgcttgtgtccctgtccCCTACCAGGCTgaggtcctggcccctggcttccacctggcccaggcctggcagtaGTGGCATCTGGGAGTGAAGCGAAGCGGTAGATTCAAGTTCTCTCTGtaattaaaatgtaagaaaatgtaGATCCTGGTTTAATAGTGAGGAGTGGGACTTCACGTTCTTTATTGCAGATACCATAATGTTACCAGTGCTGCTGGCCCACTGTCTACACTTTGAGTAGCAAAATAAACTTTActtcaaagaaggaaggaaggaaggaaggaaaagagagaacagaagagaGTGTCGTATAAATTAGAAGTAGCTCTGGTGACATAATAATCAAATGCAGTGTGtctgcattttaatatttaaggTTGTAATTGTCAGAATTTAtgagaggggccagtgttgtggcctagcagataagcCACTGCTCATGACACAGGCATCCCCAATAGGTGTCAGTTAGAGTctctcggctgctccactgctgatccgtCTGCTTACTAATAGCCCAGGAGAAGGAACAGAGGTCGGCTCAAGTGCTCGGGCCGCAGCAACACACGTGCAagaccaggagaagctcctgggtcctgagtCCTCTGGGGACtggccagcagatgaaggagCTCTCTCTATCGGTCTGTCTCTgtcatgttttcaaataaataaatcatttttaaaaggtgataAGTTGATGTTTagtaatgttaaaatatttacttttaaaggtATGATATAATAATGCTATTTGgttatatttaaggaaaaaactTCTTATACTTTTTGATATGCATCCGTAGGTTGTGGCATGGTTGACATGCTGATTAGAACTGGGTTTGAAACTATTAAGTCTACATTcaagggaaaaggagaaagggtggTCATTACGTGACAAAGATTTTTCAGCCCCCTGATATTGATATTTCTACTGTTTTATGTCTCAAGTCTTCTCTAGAAgaaaccctttttttttaaaaagattttattattattattattggaaagccggatatacagagaggaggagagacagagaggaagatcttccatccaatgtttcactccccaagtgagctgcaacgggccggtacacgccaatctgatgctgggaccaggaacctcttctgggtctcccacgcaggtgcagtgtcccaaagctttgggctgtcctcgactgccttcccaggccacaagcagggagctggatgggaagtggagctgccgggattagaaccagtgcccatatgggatcccggggctttcaaggcgatgactttagccgctaggccacgccgtcgggcccgaaGAAACCCTTTTAACTGGCTTTGTAAAATCATTCACCAtgttttggaaagatttttaattatttaattttttatattcctAAAATCTTCACTAATTTTCTGCGTATATGATGTGAATAGAACATTTTTCTTGGAAGTTTGTAGCTTTCATCAGACGTTCAAAGATGGCAAAATACATAGGAACATCATTCATGTCATCTAAGAAATGATTTCctagaaagatggaaaaattgaAGAAAACCATGCAGATAGTAATTTTATGAAATTACATTTCTTACCACCCAGTAAACACCTCACATTTCCTAGTGGATGATGTACTATCTTAATGGAAGAGCACCCCCTGCTGTCCTGACAAGAAACGGCACCACAAATGGAGCAACACCGTTGTGCTCCTTTTCCCAAATAGTACTGAAATCAAAGTCGGCAGCAAAATCAGCTTTTCTTTTAAAGGCACCATTCAGGTACTAaggagaaaatgtattttttttcccacccAAAGTCTCGATTTAGAATCTGCTATCTTCTTAGCTGATGGGATTCCGCATTCAGCGTGAGCAGTTGGCAGAGCGGCGAAGCTGCCACTGGGTGCCCGCACCTCCTATCCAAAGGTTGCGATGTGAGTTCTGGCTCTGTCTCCTGTCCACCTTCCTACTAGTCTACAGCTCGGTGCAGCCCTGTGTCGCCGCCAACCATTTGGGAGACTTGGGGACTTTCAGACTCTTGGCTTGAATTGGCCTACCTACCCCTAGATAGATATTGTGGGAATTTGAGACGTGAACTCACAGATGGgcagtctgtctgtctttctgataaataGGGTGCTGAATCAAAGGAGCATTAAGTTACTTCTCAGTTAAGGAACCCGGGACTCAGCCAAATGAGGCAGTTTCTTAGAACCAACCGGAAAAGAGAGGAGCCTCTATGCAGGCAGCTGAAGTCAAATCTCGAAGTCATGCAGCTCAGGAGGGAACAGACCCGTCTTTGGTCCCCAAGGCTTCCAAGCACATGCTTCTCTGGTAGTTCCCATTATTTCATCGGCTTGGAGCGTGAAATCATCACTTCGTCTAACCTTTCGCTACACCATCCTCACCTCTTGTCACAGTTGCTTCAAGAAGTATTATGCGGAAATCCAAAGCCATGTGTGTGAGAATATACATCCTGAACTTACACCACGAGATCCAGCGTGCCTCCAAGCCTGGAGACCAGACGCAACAACAGGCCAGGGCCCAGAACCCAGGATCACAACCCAGTGTCCAGAGCCTTAGCAAGGAACTAGAAAGGAGCAGAGCTCGAGAGGCTCAGATCAAcatgcagcgccacagccctgCATAACACCAAGGATGAAGGCCGGAAATAAGAGGAGCTGCCATGCTGGCACCAGAGGCTGGCTGCTAGGACCCTCAAGGAGGGTCAGTGCTCAGTTCAGGCCCCAACCCACACAGCCCTTAGAGACTTCTTCTCCAGAAGAACTAGATTCCTGCCCACGTCAGTTCAAAATTAATCCCAGTCACAAGGAAATCCCACCACTCAAGGGACAGAGCCTGCCCTGGAGAGGTGGCCGCGGCGGCCGATTCAAAACCCAACACCTGCTCCCAGAGCTCAGATCCACAGTCCCTGAGGACATGACCACTGTTCTGAGTCTTAAGATGAGGGCTGAAGGCTGGGACATCCAGAGACTGCATGCAGGAGGAGAGTGCTGTGGAGGAGTAGCTCCTGGGAATTGGGTTTCTATTTTCTTGATTTGAATGTCTGAGAGTTTCTGGGCCTGCGAGTCTATTAACTGTTCATTATCATGGCAAGGCTTTTTCCCACCATGAGAAACTTCATAACAGGTTCTGGCTTCCAAcacatccttttctttttccctatcCTCAGGTCTCCTACGAGTCCTTCACTGTGCCATCTCCGTGATCCACTGTAGTTCTGCatgtggccagcagagggcagagctATCCCATGCTTTTCCTATCAGATTCGGAAGGATATTGTCCCTCAGGATTCCTTAGGATTCAACATTTTCCTACCCTTCTATGAGACCATTTTGAGGAATTTTTGTGTCATTCTGTCGCTATGAGGAGCAATGACCTGTCTCAGACTTTCAGGGTGAGAGATTATTCACTCACATGTCACCCCATGCGATGCCCAGGGCTAGTGTCTTGCTGACCAGGGCTGTCCAGTTACTCATTGAATAGGTGTGAGAGCCGAGACTCAGCAGCTTGCCGTCAATGGCCAACAGTCGTTCTCCATAAAAGGTTGCGAAGGACCTTGCAGATGTGGGCTGCCCAAGGAGAAAGCCACTATCCAGTGAGGGTTTGTTCAAGTTGAGATGTGCTCTGCATGTAAACAGACTCTGGACAGTGATGATTTCTTGAGAAAATTAGACAAATTGTTACACACTGAATAATGCTGTCTCAGTTACAcagtgttaattttttaaatattaatttttatggtaaaattggctttgcagagagaagagacagaaagatcttccatctgctagctcactccccaatgcctgcaacagctagagctaagccaacccaaatccagaagccaggagcttcttctgggcttcccatcaggctttgggccatctgccactgtcttcccaggccataggcagagagctggatgggaagtggggcagccaggacatgaaccagtgcccatatgggatcttggtgttgCAAGGTGAGTGTAGGCCATGGTGACTCTAATGTTAGGATACTTACCGCTCAGAGGAAGAATCCTCTAATCACTATGTAAAGTCCTTAAAGTCAGTTCTGGGGTGTGTTGAAAATCTTGCCCTGGCTGTACTGCTACTACAACATTGGACAGTTCATTCCAATATATCCCTTATAATGTATTGGGTCAAAACCTGCACAGGGGGCTTAATGTATTATGCAAGCAGTTTCAATTAGATGATCTGTCTCCATACGTCATAAATgaggtgtgtgtttatgtgtaccTATTTTCAGCCATAACCTGTAAGTTGCTTCTGCGTTAATGTGTACAATTGTATGTTCTAGCTAAAGCTTCTGATGGAGATGAGAGCgtggagaggaacagagaggttgGCTGAACTACTGGATAAAGAAATAAGGGGAGGGTTGAAATCAACAGACTGCAGAAATGAGATGAATGCAGACCCTTCTGGTATAACCTGGTGAGGATTTTATAATTGAGGAGCTAGGCTTGTGCATTGGCATATGCAAGCCCAGAGTTTTAAGGGCCGCCACCAAGATAGCTACATCTTGGAAGCACATGAGTAGAACAGAAATGGTGAAGGACACAGAAAAGAATTAGTTGGTCTAGAGTTTGCAGGAATTGCAGAATTCAAGTGCTAATGGGAACAAGCCATCCTTCTTCTCTATATAACGTGGCTTCACAGGTGCCAAAAGTGGGGTGCTTCagaacccagacacagcttttaaAGGAGCTTCTGCTGGTGATGGTTCCTGGGGAGACATTATCGAAGGGATTGTTTCCTACTGATGGGAGGGTAAATTACGTGATTTCCttagaaaatggattataaataCTCAAGGTAAGCATATGCTTTACCCAAAATGTACCAAATGTATTCCTGGGTGGATAGCTGAAGTAATTAGTACAGCATATCTACTAAAAACATGAAGAGAAAtattggagtttttttttcttaatggctCCAAATTGTAAGCTGCCCAAGGGTCTATTACTACTAATACAGATAAACTGAATCATATTAATGATGCAACTCTGCATGGCAATGAAAGAGAATAAGCTGCTACATGAATACAGCATGAGTGCATTTCATAGATTTGATTTTGAGTGAAAAAGACATAAAGAAGTATGTACAGAGATTCCAAATATATCAGACTCATAAGCAGAATTAATGTGTGATGATAGAGTTCAAAACAACATGTGCTTCAAGTAAAGTAGCCTGGGTCTTGGTCTGGACAGTGGTTGCATAGGTGGGTGTGAATGCACACTCACTGATCTGACCACTTGAGAGGCATCCTAAAGGGTGGCGGAGGGTCTTCAGACAGAGAACTCGCAGAGCACGTCAGCGGGAGGAGCAAGGCACATCATTCCACTTGCCGTTTGGCATGATCACTGTGCAGTCTTCCCCGGAGTCCGCGTTAGGCTCACGCTCATCCAGTTCTTGTAGTTGATCGTCCTTCCTTTCAGCTGCTGAAACAGGCCTTCAGCTGCACTGTCTGCAACTCCTGTGATGGCGTTGTTCTCGgcagcattttggggagtggCCACCGAGCCCTCAAATTGGGCACACAGGGCTTTGGCTTTGTCAAGGGTCATCATTTCATGATGATTCAAGAAGAATTTGTTCCCACCTTTTTTGCCCAAAGAGAAGAACACCCctaaaacaaaagggaaaacaagCATGGTGACACGGGCTATTCCAGGTAGATTTGTGGAGTGATATGGCTGTGTCAGATTCAGTCCCCTCCACTTACATTGGAGTTTTAGATAAACAATGACTTTTTCTATTCATCCAAATTCCCATGCCTTTTTGAGGATATACTTGTACtacctgaaattcaaatttatctGTTGTCCTATCCTTTGGCTAAATCTTTAAGCCTAATGCAAAGAGACAAAATCAAAGAGGTTTGTCTTTTCAGGTAAAAGTTATAGGACATAACACTTGAGAACTCTGAAGTTTATCATTATAAACTTAAGACTAAATAAAGATGTTtgagggcctgacacaatagtctagtagctaaatacttgccttgtatgtgccgggatcccttataggtgccggttcatgtcctgaatactccacttcccttctagctccctgcttgtgacctgggaaagcagtggaggattgcccaaggccttgggaccctgcgctcaatacagagatgaggaagaagctcctgggtcctgcctttggatcggctcagctccagccattgtagccacttggggagtgaaccggcagatggaagatctttctctctacctctccttctgtctgtaaatctgcctttccaacaaaaaataaataaatcttttttaaaaaagatatttgagTAGATTTTCCCCATGCCAGCAGGAGAGAGTATAGGTTCCATCAGCAGGCCTCAGGAGCAGCCAAACAGAGGGGAACGGCCTCACTTTCCTTGGGCAGCAACCGGAGAGGGTCGGGTCTCCAGAGTGAAACTGATGTCAATTTAGAACTGACTGCGATGTTTATTAGCGCTGTGCATTTATGCAAGTAACTtgacctctccctgcctccctgtccACCGAGTGGTTCTGATGAGCTTAAGATATGAagactctggtttctcttcagatcgtataaatccttcgccttttaaaatatgaagaatgATACACCGgtactaaaaaaaaatacataatctaTAGGAACTTACTGTTTCCCACCATTCCCCAAAATTCAAGCTCACTGAAGAGAAAGGAAACTTACAGTTTTTGATACGCTGTAATTCTACTTACAGAACTTCTATTGTGGAACTGGACACCGTAGTAGCACATTctagaaaattttaagaaagtgAAGAAACATTGTTAAGAAGTGGTCTGTGTCTTTGGGGAGAAGGGGAATTCTTTCTTcagactttaaaaagaaagttcatTTATTCAAGAGATAAAATTTTTTTGTGGGGCCTgttgtggtagcctggtggcttatGTCCTCTCCTTGcccgcactgagatcccatatgtacaccggGTTGTATCTCcgctactccagctccctgcttgtggcctgggaaagcagttgaggatggcccaaggtcttggaaccttgcatctgcatgggagacccagagcaagctcctggctcctggctttggattggctcagctccagccattgcggccacttggggagtgaatcaccagaaagaagatctttctgtctgtctcccttcctctctgtaaatctgacttgccaataaaaataaataaatcttttaaaaaaaatatattttgtgagTTTCACATTATCGAAGTAGGCTAAGTGTGAGGCAAGTCATGCGTATGAAATGACAAAAATGGACTGATACAATGCAGCTTTTCTCCTTTGGAGATGAAGTTGAATTCCATTTTAATAACTCTCACTGTTGTATGGGATTATGATTTGTTTTGATGAGTATGATATGATGAGATGCATAGTTTATGTATCTCAAACCTTCAGGACGTCTTGCAGCTTCTTTCCTTTGTACTCTAGTAGTTTTAGGAGCGTCGTTGTTTGGCTAGACTGTTGGAGGCTGGGAGATGGCCTGCATCACTGTATCTAACATCCGAACAGCAGTCAGGTTTGTGATTGACGGCACTGCCCTCAGTCGACCACAGCCACATGATCACAACAAAGCCATCACTTGACTGACTCACAAAGCTATGATTTAAACAAATGACTGTGTTTTAAAACCACTAAATTTGGGGTTGGTTTCTTAGGAAGTAAGATATAACTGACATCTTGAGTGCATATGCTCTCATGAAAAGATATAATAGGCTCCCACTTAGCCCATGCTGTCCCTCTGGATGCAGGCCGTCATGATGGACCATTTTGGCGGAAGGGAAACCTGGCCCCAGGGTCTCCAGGGGGTAGCTGGTGGGAGAATGGCTCTGAAAGGTTTATGTGTTTACGCATAAGCACTGATAGGAACATCTTGAGTTTCTAATGCAGAGAGGGTCCTGCAAGAAGCAAGGTTAGGAGCTTTCCTTTGAAACGCAAAAAAAGGGGCACCCCCACCTTTGCTAGTGCAGGATCTTGGGTTCCCTCTGCTCAGACCCTGCTAGGGTGTGTTGCTTACCGCGACTTTCTCCAGGGTCTCCTTTTTGGCCCACTGCACCTGGCAGCCCAGGGGCACCTGGGTTTCCTGGAGGCCCCATCTTCCCGGGAGGGCCCTGCAGGCCTCTGAGCCCTTGACCTGTTGGACGACAAAGCAGTCATGATTGGATAGCTGTGTCCTTGCCCTACTGCTCTCTTTTTAGAGGAAGAGGTGTTGGCCCAGGGCCAGTGTTTCCAAGCTGCAGCTTCCAGTgagccagagaaagaaaaagaatccttctggaggcccagcacagtggctagcagctaagatccttgccttgagtacaccaggatcctgtatgggcactagttatagtcccggcagccccgcttcccatccagttccctgattgtggcctgggaaagcagttgaggacagcccaaagccttgggaccctgcacccgtgtgggagacctggaagagctcctgactcctggcttcggattggctcagcaccagccattgtggtcacttggggagtgaatcatcagacggaagatcttcctctctgtctctcctctctatatatctgccttccgataaaaaaaaaacaaaacaaaaaaacaaaaaaaacaaagaatcgTTCTGAATTCAATGAGATGGCCTGACCTGAATAACTTTACAGGACAGGCAAGACAACCTCTGGTCTTTAACCTCTGTGGATAATTCTGGACACCCAGAGTAGGGAAGTGTATCTGTATGTTGATTTATAAAAtaagaggtttttaaaaaaatgttcattgaaaaatattgcaatgggaaaatgaatgaatttcaaaattgtgtcatcaaattaaacattttaaaattcaatttcttaaaGGCTGATACCATGGTTCAATGGATTAATCTTCCACCTACATGAGCTGGCATTCCATTCcagagctggttcatgtcctagctgcttcacttcccatctggctcgctgtttgtggcttgggaaggcagtgggggatggtgcaagtccttgggaccctgactcacatgggagacccagcttctgATTgtctcagttctagccattttggctatcttgggagtgaaccagaagatggaagatctttctctctgtctctactctgtgTTAATTTGCCATTccactaaaattttttaaaaattaaataattaataaattattaatctaaaaataaataaattgcatttctcatgagcattttgaaatatctttgtaTGTACTTGAAAAAACACAGTCTACTTAAATAGAAATTACACTCATATCCCAAGCCAGTTTCCTCTGGGCAGTAAAGCATTTCAGAGACAGAATGGTACAACCCATACCTGGTTCTCCCTTTTCTCCCTTTGGGCCATCACGTCCATCTTTGCCTGGGAAGCCATTTATGCCTGGAGAATGACAAGCAATCATGGGGCAGTTGTTTGGACTATGCTCTTCTATATGGCTTCTGAATAAGAGGCTGCCAGCACACTCAGCGGAAGAAGAGGGAGTGATGTTAACAGG
This window harbors:
- the MBL2 gene encoding LOW QUALITY PROTEIN: mannose-binding protein C (The sequence of the model RefSeq protein was modified relative to this genomic sequence to represent the inferred CDS: inserted 2 bases in 2 codons; substituted 1 base at 1 genomic stop codon), yielding MRTKGLNLCPRISQLENGKSKRTLQIKEEVRDSCCTRTSGKETRASWGQVRIPFLLTSLPLLPLSVLAASYSEAIXEEHSPNNCPMIACHSPGINGFPGKDGRDGPKGEKGEPGQGLRGLQGPPGKMGPPGNPGAPGLPGAVGQKGDPGESRECATTVSSSTIEVLXVELQRIKNWVFFSLGKKGGNKFFLNHHEMMTLDKAKALCAQFEGSVATPQNAAENNAITGVADSAAEGLFQQLKGRTINYKNWXEREPNADSGEDCTVIMPNGKWNDVPCSSR